A single Crateriforma conspicua DNA region contains:
- a CDS encoding FAD-dependent oxidoreductase: MRLNSQPCLGWICLGCLVIASSVIARAEDPEPVDLVVYGGTSGGIAAAVQAQRMGKSVIVIEPGRRVGGLTTGGLGQTDIGNKAAIGGIAREFYEDIAAHYQEPSAWKWQQRDEYRSGGQSKTAAGESAMWTFEPGVALSVYQSWIDRDKIRIDYGRRLDRSFVITTRSLPAQIIAIRMESGETYRAKMFIDATYEGDLMAAAGVSYTVGRESNDQYGETLNGVQTAMARHHQLRPGIDPYVVPGNPDSGLLPHIDPQGPGTEGGADHRVQAYCFRMCLTDHPENRIPFHKPEGYQPQWYELLLRNFEAGEDGVPWINSPMPNRKTDTNNRLGFSTDFIGQNDDYPEANYQQREKIIAQHRLYQQGLMWTLANHPRVPEHVRREVSRWGMCKDEFQEGKGWQDQLYIREARRLVGHYVMTQKNCQGRQVEDPVGLAAYTMDSHNQQRYVDSQGHVRNEGDVQVGGFPPYGISYRSLVPKPDEVSNLLVPVCLSASHIAFGSIRMEPVFMVLGQSAATAACQAIDDGVAVQNVDYSRLAKRLVQDNQVLVHVGAKPRPGIDAQTLSGTVVDNRRAETKGSWVSSSSSSGRVGDDYLHDNASANDDCVAIYRADLGQAGRYRVNLLWPVHPNRASNVSVTVLDVDGKRHTQRINQRDAKSGGKVSLGDFEFGVRGTVEIRNADADGYVIADAVQWVPVETDRVR, encoded by the coding sequence ATGAGATTGAATTCACAGCCGTGTCTAGGATGGATCTGTTTGGGATGTCTGGTCATTGCTTCGTCGGTGATCGCGCGAGCCGAAGATCCCGAACCGGTCGATTTGGTTGTCTACGGCGGCACCTCCGGCGGGATTGCCGCGGCGGTCCAGGCCCAGCGTATGGGAAAGTCCGTCATCGTGATTGAACCCGGTCGACGCGTCGGTGGATTGACGACCGGTGGGCTGGGGCAAACCGACATCGGCAACAAGGCAGCGATTGGTGGAATCGCACGCGAGTTCTATGAAGACATCGCAGCGCATTACCAAGAACCCTCGGCATGGAAATGGCAGCAGCGCGATGAGTATCGCAGTGGCGGTCAATCGAAGACCGCGGCGGGAGAGTCTGCAATGTGGACCTTCGAACCCGGTGTGGCCTTGTCGGTTTATCAAAGCTGGATCGATCGCGACAAAATTCGCATCGACTATGGACGGCGTTTGGATCGGTCGTTCGTGATCACGACGCGCAGCCTGCCGGCCCAGATCATCGCGATTCGCATGGAATCGGGCGAAACCTATCGGGCCAAGATGTTCATCGATGCAACCTATGAAGGCGATCTGATGGCGGCCGCCGGTGTCAGTTACACGGTCGGTCGTGAATCCAATGATCAGTACGGAGAAACCCTGAACGGTGTGCAAACCGCGATGGCACGCCATCACCAATTGCGTCCAGGGATCGACCCTTATGTGGTTCCCGGAAACCCCGACAGTGGTCTGTTGCCACACATCGATCCCCAGGGACCGGGAACGGAAGGAGGTGCGGATCATCGCGTGCAAGCTTATTGCTTTCGGATGTGTTTGACCGATCACCCGGAAAATCGAATCCCCTTTCACAAGCCGGAAGGCTATCAACCGCAGTGGTACGAGTTGCTGCTGCGTAACTTTGAGGCGGGCGAAGACGGCGTGCCTTGGATCAATTCACCGATGCCAAATCGAAAGACGGACACCAACAACCGATTGGGGTTTTCCACCGACTTCATTGGTCAAAACGATGACTATCCCGAAGCCAACTACCAGCAGCGCGAAAAGATCATCGCGCAACATCGTCTGTATCAGCAGGGATTGATGTGGACGCTTGCCAACCATCCACGGGTGCCCGAACACGTTCGTCGTGAAGTGTCGCGTTGGGGGATGTGCAAAGATGAATTCCAGGAAGGTAAGGGTTGGCAGGACCAGTTGTATATTCGCGAAGCCCGCCGGTTGGTGGGCCACTACGTCATGACACAGAAAAACTGCCAAGGCCGGCAAGTGGAGGATCCCGTGGGGTTGGCCGCCTACACGATGGATTCACACAACCAACAGCGGTACGTCGATTCCCAGGGACACGTGCGAAACGAAGGAGACGTTCAGGTGGGCGGTTTTCCGCCTTATGGAATCAGCTATCGGTCATTGGTGCCCAAGCCCGATGAGGTTTCCAACCTGTTGGTGCCAGTTTGTTTGTCCGCGTCGCACATTGCCTTTGGTTCGATTCGAATGGAACCGGTCTTCATGGTCTTGGGACAGTCGGCCGCGACGGCGGCATGTCAGGCCATCGATGACGGTGTGGCAGTCCAAAACGTCGACTATTCACGTTTGGCCAAGCGACTGGTTCAGGACAACCAAGTCTTGGTCCATGTCGGTGCCAAACCAAGGCCGGGGATTGATGCCCAAACGTTGTCGGGGACCGTCGTGGATAACCGGCGGGCCGAGACCAAAGGAAGCTGGGTGTCCAGTTCGTCATCGTCGGGCCGAGTCGGTGATGACTATCTGCACGACAACGCATCCGCCAATGACGACTGCGTGGCCATTTATCGTGCCGACCTGGGGCAAGCCGGCCGGTATCGCGTGAATTTGTTGTGGCCCGTCCATCCCAATCGGGCCAGCAACGTGTCGGTGACCGTCTTGGATGTCGACGGCAAGCGGCACACGCAACGCATCAACCAACGCGATGCGAAATCCGGCGGCAAAGTGTCGTTGGGTGACTTTGAGTTTGGCGTGCGGGGAACCGTTGAGATTCGAAACGCCGACGCCGATGGTTATGTGATCGCTGACGCGGTTCAGTGGGTGCCTGTCGAAACGGACCGCGTGCGGTAA
- a CDS encoding cation-translocating P-type ATPase, whose protein sequence is MTKPRTDIWYDHPADQVAQRLETDIREGLGLLEVGRRQSRFGPNQLTQKAADGWPVILLRQFQQPLVYILLGAVVLTLVMREWADAAVILAVVLVNASIGFVQEAKALKAIDALSQSLQTMANVIRGGEPTTVDASELVPGDVVQLQSGDRVPADLRLVETKDLQIDESALTGESVPVEKQISALPVGTVLAERTNVAYSTTLVTYGTATGIVVATGDRTEIGHINELIASADVLETPLVRRINELSHLLLKVILFLAVLVAVAGVIRGAKPVDVLLSAVALAVGAIPEGLPAVVTATLALGVARLASRRAIVRKLPAVETLGSTSVICSDKTGTLTQNQMTVRNLWADDQLFKATGSGYSPEGRLIPVAEVDADTGEPGSLELDDQPVLAELMRAGLLCNDARLNQDDDGHWQVEGDPTEAALLVSAAKGGLDRQLQQQNRPRLDVVPFESQHQYMATLHRADDETIVYLKGSVERVLARCDTTYSDRPVDAESIERQVDTLASKGQRVLAFAIKRFPADTRSLGHDDLTDGMQWLGLQGMIDPPRPEAIKAVAACQQAGIRVKMITGDHVGTAKAIAGQLGLKGKRNDGELVGLTGAELEGMRDHDLIATVEDVCVFARVSPAQKLRLVEALQSLGHVTAMTGDGVNDAPALRQANIGVAMGITGTEVTKESADMILTDDNFASIEAAVEEGRGIYDNLIKFIAWTLPTNLGEAGIILVATLLGLQLPITPLQILWINMSTAVLLGATLAFEPKEADVMTRPPRRQDEGILTGPLIWRTMWVGGVLVLATYFVFAFKKSLGVDMDAARTAAVNVIVMGQAFYLLNCRSLHHSIFRIGPFRNPLLWAGILAMIGLQLAFTYLPFMNQVFESAPTTWRPWALAVAAGLLLHVLAELDKLRQRYAATKSSGSNA, encoded by the coding sequence ATGACGAAGCCGCGAACCGACATTTGGTATGACCATCCTGCCGATCAGGTTGCCCAGCGTTTGGAGACCGATATCCGTGAAGGTTTGGGGCTTCTGGAAGTCGGACGTCGGCAAAGTCGTTTCGGCCCCAACCAACTGACGCAGAAGGCGGCCGATGGCTGGCCCGTGATTCTGCTGCGACAGTTCCAACAGCCTCTCGTGTACATCTTGTTGGGTGCCGTCGTGCTGACGCTGGTCATGCGCGAATGGGCCGATGCCGCGGTGATCTTGGCCGTTGTACTGGTCAATGCTTCGATTGGTTTTGTCCAAGAAGCCAAAGCGTTAAAAGCCATCGACGCTCTCAGCCAGTCGCTGCAGACCATGGCCAACGTGATTCGTGGTGGCGAACCCACGACCGTCGATGCCAGTGAATTGGTTCCCGGTGATGTGGTTCAGTTGCAATCCGGTGACCGTGTCCCCGCTGATTTGCGTCTGGTGGAAACCAAAGACCTACAGATCGATGAATCCGCTTTGACCGGCGAATCCGTTCCGGTCGAAAAACAGATCTCGGCTTTACCGGTCGGAACCGTTTTGGCCGAACGGACCAACGTCGCCTATTCCACGACATTGGTGACCTATGGGACGGCAACGGGCATCGTGGTTGCGACCGGTGACCGAACCGAGATAGGACACATCAATGAATTGATCGCTTCGGCCGATGTGTTGGAGACTCCACTGGTCCGCCGGATCAACGAACTGAGTCATCTATTGCTGAAGGTGATCTTGTTTTTGGCGGTGTTGGTTGCCGTCGCGGGCGTGATCCGTGGTGCCAAACCTGTGGACGTCCTGTTGTCAGCGGTGGCGTTGGCGGTCGGTGCAATTCCCGAAGGCTTGCCCGCGGTGGTGACCGCGACTTTGGCGCTGGGCGTCGCACGTCTGGCCAGCCGACGAGCGATCGTTCGCAAGTTGCCCGCGGTCGAAACACTGGGCAGCACTTCGGTGATCTGTTCGGACAAGACAGGAACACTGACACAAAACCAAATGACGGTTCGCAATCTGTGGGCCGATGACCAGCTTTTCAAAGCGACCGGTTCTGGCTACTCGCCCGAGGGGCGGTTGATTCCAGTTGCGGAAGTCGACGCAGACACCGGCGAACCCGGTTCGCTGGAACTGGATGATCAGCCCGTCTTGGCGGAATTGATGCGCGCCGGCCTGTTGTGCAACGACGCACGATTGAATCAAGACGACGATGGGCACTGGCAGGTCGAAGGGGATCCGACAGAAGCCGCTTTACTGGTATCCGCCGCAAAAGGCGGACTGGATCGTCAACTGCAACAACAGAACCGTCCGCGCTTGGATGTCGTGCCATTCGAATCCCAGCACCAGTACATGGCCACGCTTCACCGGGCGGACGACGAAACCATCGTCTATCTGAAGGGATCGGTCGAACGGGTCTTGGCCCGATGCGATACGACCTACAGCGACCGACCCGTCGACGCTGAATCCATCGAACGACAAGTCGATACCTTGGCATCCAAAGGCCAACGTGTCCTGGCTTTTGCGATCAAACGTTTTCCGGCGGATACACGATCGCTGGGCCATGATGATTTGACCGATGGGATGCAGTGGCTGGGCCTGCAAGGCATGATCGATCCGCCCCGTCCCGAAGCCATCAAAGCCGTGGCGGCGTGCCAGCAAGCTGGGATTCGCGTCAAGATGATCACCGGTGACCACGTGGGCACCGCCAAAGCGATCGCCGGGCAACTGGGCTTGAAGGGAAAGCGAAACGACGGGGAATTGGTCGGACTGACCGGTGCGGAACTGGAGGGCATGCGTGATCATGACTTGATCGCCACCGTGGAAGACGTCTGTGTGTTTGCGAGAGTTTCACCGGCGCAAAAACTGCGGTTGGTCGAGGCCCTTCAATCGCTGGGGCATGTCACCGCCATGACCGGTGACGGCGTCAATGATGCGCCCGCACTTCGCCAAGCCAACATCGGCGTCGCGATGGGGATCACCGGCACCGAGGTCACCAAAGAATCCGCCGACATGATTCTGACCGATGACAATTTTGCATCCATCGAAGCGGCGGTGGAGGAAGGTCGTGGAATCTATGACAACTTGATCAAGTTCATCGCTTGGACGCTGCCGACGAATCTCGGCGAAGCCGGAATCATCTTGGTCGCGACGTTGTTGGGATTGCAGTTGCCCATCACACCGCTACAGATTCTGTGGATCAACATGTCGACCGCGGTCTTGTTGGGGGCCACCCTGGCGTTTGAACCTAAGGAAGCGGACGTCATGACCCGGCCACCAAGACGCCAAGACGAAGGCATTTTGACGGGGCCGCTGATTTGGCGAACCATGTGGGTCGGTGGTGTATTGGTCCTGGCCACCTATTTCGTCTTTGCATTCAAGAAATCGTTGGGCGTCGATATGGATGCGGCGCGGACCGCCGCGGTGAATGTCATCGTCATGGGCCAAGCGTTTTATTTGCTGAACTGCCGATCCCTTCATCATTCGATCTTTCGTATCGGGCCGTTCCGAAACCCGCTGTTGTGGGCCGGCATTCTTGCAATGATCGGACTGCAACTGGCGTTCACGTACTTGCCGTTCATGAACCAAGTGTTCGAATCCGCACCGACGACATGGCGTCCCTGGGCGCTGGCCGTCGCGGCCGGACTGTTGCTGCACGTGCTTGCCGAACTGGACAAGTTGCGTCAGCGATATGCAGCGACCAAATCGTCCGGATCGAACGCATGA
- a CDS encoding sulfatase-like hydrolase/transferase, with product MLFRIRTVWTGPFVLVFLSLVLGTFACAAEGETRPNIVVILADDMGYGDLGCQGSETLRTPNLDRLAESGVLCTQAYVASAVCSPSRAGLLTGRDPRRFGYEGNLNASPSNYATRIELLGLPSSEHTLGDHLRNAGYATAIIGKWHLGIGPMHHPNRRGFDHFCGMLGGSHHYFPATMKHSIERNGTRVQDFSSDYLTDFFTDEGLRFIRQQRTESPQQPWFVFFSYNAPHTPMHATDADLEVFAAIKDKKRRTYAAMMYALDRGVGRICDELKHSGQWDQTMIMFLSDNGGATNNGSWNGPLRGVKGCLREGGIRVPMICTWPAKIPAGQVHDGVVSSLDLLPTFMAAAGAECLPLSDPLSHEDKSNRKRMVRLSGTHDGVNLLPRLMRKDINDTRRLYWRLQGQAAILDGKDKLVRLSHRPAEMFDVSSDVSETYELSQDQPERFRQLMSELGRWESSLPTVPLWGSSPYWSGDSAKHYDGWAPRPEPPTEP from the coding sequence ATGTTGTTTCGTATTCGTACCGTATGGACGGGGCCTTTCGTGTTGGTCTTCCTGTCGCTGGTCTTGGGAACATTTGCTTGTGCGGCGGAGGGGGAGACGCGTCCGAACATTGTCGTGATTTTGGCGGACGACATGGGGTATGGCGATCTCGGATGCCAAGGCAGCGAAACACTTCGGACGCCAAACTTGGATCGGCTGGCCGAATCGGGCGTTCTGTGCACGCAGGCCTATGTTGCCAGTGCAGTGTGTTCACCATCGCGGGCCGGATTGCTGACCGGCCGTGATCCAAGACGATTCGGTTACGAAGGCAATTTGAACGCTTCGCCGTCCAACTATGCCACGCGCATCGAATTGTTGGGCTTACCCAGCAGTGAACACACGCTGGGCGATCATTTGCGAAATGCCGGCTATGCGACCGCCATCATTGGGAAATGGCATTTGGGTATCGGCCCCATGCATCATCCCAATCGCCGTGGTTTTGATCACTTTTGTGGCATGCTGGGAGGCAGTCATCACTATTTCCCTGCCACGATGAAACATTCCATCGAACGCAATGGCACACGTGTCCAAGATTTTTCGAGCGACTACTTAACCGACTTTTTCACGGATGAAGGGCTGCGTTTCATTCGCCAACAACGTACCGAATCGCCGCAGCAGCCTTGGTTCGTCTTCTTTTCCTACAACGCGCCGCACACTCCCATGCACGCCACCGACGCGGACTTGGAAGTCTTCGCAGCGATCAAGGACAAAAAACGCCGAACTTATGCGGCGATGATGTATGCGTTAGACCGTGGAGTCGGACGTATCTGCGACGAATTGAAACATTCGGGCCAATGGGATCAAACCATGATCATGTTCCTATCGGACAACGGTGGTGCGACCAACAACGGCAGTTGGAATGGTCCGTTGCGAGGTGTGAAAGGATGCCTACGCGAAGGCGGGATTCGTGTGCCCATGATCTGCACATGGCCGGCAAAGATTCCGGCTGGCCAAGTTCACGACGGTGTGGTCAGTTCACTTGACCTTTTGCCCACATTCATGGCGGCGGCGGGTGCGGAGTGCTTGCCGCTTTCCGATCCGTTGTCCCACGAAGACAAATCGAATCGAAAACGAATGGTTCGTCTGTCGGGAACGCACGATGGCGTGAATCTGCTGCCACGATTGATGCGAAAAGATATCAACGACACGCGTCGGTTGTATTGGCGACTACAGGGACAAGCGGCGATTCTGGATGGGAAAGACAAGCTGGTTCGGTTGTCCCACCGACCGGCTGAGATGTTCGATGTTTCGTCGGACGTTTCCGAAACGTATGAACTTTCACAAGATCAACCCGAACGGTTTCGTCAGCTGATGAGTGAGCTTGGCCGATGGGAATCCAGTTTGCCCACGGTTCCGCTGTGGGGATCTTCGCCGTATTGGTCGGGGGATTCCGCCAAGCACTATGATGGTTGGGCGCCGCGACCGGAGCCACCGACTGAACCGTGA
- the purD gene encoding phosphoribosylamine--glycine ligase: MSQMKVLVVGGGGREHALAWKIGQSPRVETVYVAPGNAGTAIDAVNVPIGATDIPALIDFAKSESIDLTVVGPEAPLVAGIVDQMNDAGLRVFGPSAAAAELEGSKVFCKNLLHSADIPTADYRTFRDAGDATRYIKDRYSEPGDSVSVVVKADGLAAGKGVIVCSTRDEALEAIDRIAGRREFGEAGKELIIEERLTGQEASVLAITDGETIVTLPAAQDHKPAHDGDTGPNTGGMGAYCPTPIVDEALMAKVESDVLVPIVHAMKRARRPFKGVLYAGLMLTPAGPKVLEFNVRFGDPECQPLLMRLQSDLVDVIEAAVDGRLGEIEDLKWDPRPSICVVMASEGYPGDYEKGRPISGLEQAAELEDVKVFHAGTDVADGQVVNTGGRVLGVTAVGDSISKAKLQAYTAVKHIRWQGAWCRKDISDKALRHSDA, translated from the coding sequence ATCAGTCAAATGAAAGTATTGGTCGTCGGCGGCGGTGGCCGTGAACACGCTTTGGCTTGGAAGATCGGTCAAAGCCCCCGAGTCGAAACCGTTTACGTCGCCCCCGGCAACGCGGGAACAGCCATCGACGCGGTCAACGTCCCGATCGGGGCCACGGACATTCCCGCGTTGATCGACTTCGCGAAATCAGAATCCATCGACCTGACCGTCGTCGGCCCCGAAGCTCCCCTGGTCGCCGGCATTGTCGACCAAATGAACGACGCCGGCTTGCGCGTGTTCGGTCCGTCGGCCGCGGCTGCCGAATTGGAAGGCAGCAAAGTCTTCTGCAAAAACTTGCTGCACTCGGCCGACATCCCAACCGCGGACTATCGAACGTTTCGCGATGCCGGCGACGCAACGCGTTACATCAAAGATCGCTACAGCGAACCCGGTGATTCGGTCAGTGTCGTTGTCAAAGCGGACGGCTTGGCCGCCGGCAAAGGCGTCATCGTTTGCAGCACCCGCGACGAAGCTCTGGAGGCCATCGATCGAATCGCCGGCCGACGCGAATTCGGTGAAGCGGGTAAAGAGTTGATCATCGAGGAACGTTTGACCGGCCAAGAAGCCAGCGTGCTAGCGATCACCGACGGGGAAACCATCGTCACCCTGCCGGCCGCCCAAGACCACAAGCCGGCACACGACGGCGACACCGGTCCGAACACCGGCGGCATGGGCGCGTACTGCCCTACCCCGATCGTTGACGAAGCATTGATGGCCAAAGTCGAATCGGATGTGTTGGTGCCGATCGTTCACGCGATGAAGCGTGCCCGACGTCCTTTCAAAGGCGTGCTTTATGCCGGATTGATGCTGACGCCGGCCGGCCCCAAAGTCTTGGAATTCAATGTCCGTTTCGGCGATCCGGAATGCCAGCCGCTGTTGATGCGTTTGCAAAGTGACTTGGTCGACGTGATCGAAGCCGCCGTGGACGGACGGCTGGGTGAAATCGAGGATCTGAAGTGGGACCCGCGTCCGAGCATCTGCGTCGTCATGGCCAGCGAAGGCTATCCGGGCGACTATGAAAAAGGGCGTCCTATATCCGGTCTGGAACAGGCCGCTGAACTGGAAGACGTGAAAGTCTTCCACGCCGGCACCGACGTCGCCGACGGCCAAGTCGTCAACACCGGTGGACGTGTCTTGGGCGTGACCGCGGTCGGTGATTCGATCAGCAAAGCGAAACTGCAAGCCTACACCGCGGTCAAACACATTCGCTGGCAAGGCGCTTGGTGCCGCAAAGACATCAGCGACAAAGCCCTTCGTCACAGCGATGCCTGA
- the dapB gene encoding 4-hydroxy-tetrahydrodipicolinate reductase gives MTEPIRVAVHGAAGRMGRRVVALAAQDPNFEIVAAIEHADCSDLGHDAGLLAGIPAVDVPVASQWPGFADAVIDFSLPSAVDGVIANCIAAKIPLVMATTGLSTEQKNQLAEAAKSLPIVWAPSMSLAVNLTMKLAQQVAATLKDVPGGMDVEILERHHRYKADAPSGTALRFGELIAQQLGDDIRHVHGREGETGQRSRNEIGYHAIRVGDNPGEHTIVFGMLGEKIELNVGASNRDCYASGALTAAKFLKDRQPGLYSMFDVLGLS, from the coding sequence ATGACTGAACCGATCCGAGTCGCCGTCCATGGCGCTGCCGGCCGCATGGGCCGCCGTGTTGTCGCCCTTGCCGCACAAGATCCCAATTTCGAAATTGTCGCCGCCATCGAACACGCTGACTGCAGCGACCTCGGTCACGATGCCGGCCTGCTTGCCGGCATCCCCGCGGTGGACGTTCCCGTCGCCAGCCAGTGGCCCGGGTTCGCCGATGCCGTGATCGATTTTTCATTGCCCTCGGCCGTCGACGGCGTGATCGCCAATTGCATCGCAGCCAAGATCCCGCTGGTCATGGCCACCACCGGGCTGTCGACCGAGCAAAAGAATCAATTGGCCGAAGCAGCCAAATCGCTGCCGATCGTTTGGGCGCCCAGCATGTCGTTGGCCGTTAACTTGACCATGAAATTGGCCCAACAGGTGGCCGCCACATTGAAGGATGTTCCCGGCGGTATGGATGTCGAAATCCTGGAACGTCACCACCGCTACAAAGCCGATGCGCCCAGCGGCACCGCCCTGCGATTCGGCGAACTGATCGCCCAGCAACTGGGCGACGACATTCGCCACGTTCATGGCCGAGAAGGTGAAACCGGTCAGCGATCGCGAAACGAAATCGGTTACCACGCCATTCGCGTCGGCGACAATCCCGGTGAACACACCATTGTGTTCGGAATGCTGGGCGAAAAAATCGAGCTCAACGTCGGTGCCAGCAACCGCGACTGTTACGCATCGGGTGCGCTGACCGCCGCCAAGTTTTTGAAGGATCGCCAGCCCGGCCTGTACAGCATGTTCGACGTGCTGGGCCTGTCTTGA
- a CDS encoding BPL-N domain-containing protein, which produces MPAPALFDDPRVDHVTNPVQIFTGGRLWLTILVGVSSLVVTWATVLHGCTTAVISGRATPDGRPLLWKNRDTTSSVHNEVVVIEDGPLRAIGVINAGQDTSVWMGMNEAGFCIENSLSLDLRDDDDQRQGLGNGALMKKALRTCRNVDDFRRLLDQSNATGRSTAANFGVIDASGGASVFETGPNQFQEFDINDPAVAPDGFLVRTNFATTAKALPADPDADSLTDVYSGVRYCRADDLLSKATDSGGTIDLRFVLRHLARDMADTNGVGFSGTVNGQVGPLPPVILIDKTISRRTTVSAVVFHGVQKDEPSESTTMWTILGDPKYSIAVPVEMRCRAIADPLEGSRGGEIGEIALTLRDWTLTKDRHSIRTDALPGIWADLWPTEDQLIRQNLEHRDRMLDSPESAFEASQSQHERLASKAYAAMRQELVQAKQAALQHAATPDESESLVPQSRPSTGSDDVIHVAIYDHAESIHRRTKTLSSVLTSDHGFRCDRVSPGDIRNGVLSDYDVLVMPGGSASGQSKKLQDQGREQIRHFVDAGGGYLGICAGAYLATAHYDWSLGLIDARVWDRVHWARGNGPVTVSISEIGQQCLGISDPRVDVDYAQGPLLVPGRYDHLPDYNVIAKFQTTVAQKGAHEDAMAGTHAVIHGEFGDGQVVCISPHPEFPGGPNQMVRAAVRLVAGDAADDD; this is translated from the coding sequence ATGCCCGCGCCCGCCCTGTTTGATGATCCACGCGTGGATCACGTGACGAATCCCGTTCAAATTTTCACCGGCGGGCGTCTTTGGCTGACGATCCTTGTCGGTGTGTCATCGTTGGTGGTGACTTGGGCAACGGTTCTGCACGGGTGCACGACCGCGGTGATCAGCGGCCGTGCGACGCCGGACGGGCGTCCGCTGTTGTGGAAGAATCGAGACACGACCTCCAGCGTTCACAACGAAGTCGTCGTCATCGAAGATGGGCCGTTGCGTGCAATCGGCGTGATCAACGCCGGTCAAGATACGTCGGTCTGGATGGGAATGAACGAGGCGGGTTTCTGTATCGAAAACTCGCTCAGTTTGGATCTCCGCGACGATGACGATCAACGACAGGGGCTGGGCAACGGGGCGTTGATGAAAAAGGCACTGCGAACCTGCCGCAATGTGGACGATTTTCGGCGTTTGTTGGATCAGTCCAATGCGACCGGGCGCAGCACCGCGGCGAATTTCGGCGTCATCGATGCCTCCGGTGGTGCTTCGGTTTTTGAAACCGGCCCGAATCAGTTTCAGGAATTCGACATCAATGATCCCGCCGTGGCGCCGGACGGTTTTCTTGTGCGGACCAACTTTGCCACCACGGCAAAGGCCTTGCCCGCCGATCCCGACGCGGATTCGCTGACCGATGTTTACTCCGGTGTAAGGTATTGTCGTGCCGATGACCTGTTGTCAAAAGCAACGGATTCCGGCGGCACGATTGATTTGCGGTTTGTCTTACGTCATTTGGCCCGCGATATGGCGGACACCAATGGCGTTGGTTTTTCCGGAACGGTCAACGGACAAGTGGGGCCGCTGCCTCCGGTGATTCTGATCGACAAGACGATCAGCCGGCGTACCACGGTCTCGGCGGTGGTGTTCCATGGGGTTCAGAAAGACGAACCCAGTGAATCGACCACCATGTGGACCATTTTGGGGGATCCCAAGTACTCGATCGCTGTACCGGTGGAGATGCGTTGTCGCGCGATCGCCGATCCACTGGAAGGTTCACGTGGCGGTGAGATCGGAGAGATCGCTTTGACGCTTCGCGATTGGACGCTGACCAAAGACCGGCATTCGATTCGTACCGACGCGTTGCCCGGGATTTGGGCCGATCTGTGGCCCACCGAAGATCAGCTGATTCGACAAAACTTGGAACACCGTGACCGAATGCTTGATTCGCCTGAATCAGCCTTCGAAGCGTCCCAGTCTCAACACGAACGATTGGCCTCCAAAGCCTACGCGGCGATGCGACAGGAATTGGTGCAAGCCAAACAGGCGGCCTTGCAACACGCTGCGACGCCTGACGAATCGGAATCGCTGGTGCCGCAATCGCGTCCGTCCACCGGATCGGATGATGTGATTCACGTCGCGATCTATGACCACGCCGAAAGCATTCATCGACGTACCAAAACGTTGTCGTCTGTTTTGACCAGCGATCACGGTTTCCGATGCGATCGGGTCAGTCCGGGCGACATCCGCAACGGCGTGTTGTCAGACTATGACGTACTGGTGATGCCGGGCGGATCGGCCAGCGGCCAGTCCAAAAAACTGCAAGACCAGGGGCGCGAACAGATCCGTCATTTTGTTGATGCCGGCGGCGGTTATCTGGGGATCTGCGCCGGTGCCTATCTGGCCACGGCGCACTACGACTGGTCGTTGGGGCTGATCGATGCGCGGGTTTGGGATCGTGTCCACTGGGCGCGAGGCAACGGGCCGGTGACCGTGTCGATCAGCGAAATTGGCCAGCAATGTCTGGGCATTTCGGATCCGCGTGTGGATGTTGACTATGCCCAGGGACCCTTGCTGGTTCCCGGTCGTTATGACCATCTGCCGGACTACAACGTCATTGCCAAGTTTCAAACAACCGTGGCGCAAAAGGGGGCACACGAAGACGCCATGGCGGGCACACACGCGGTGATCCACGGCGAATTTGGTGACGGCCAGGTCGTCTGCATCAGTCCGCACCCGGAATTTCCAGGTGGTCCCAACCAAATGGTTCGTGCCGCGGTTCGTTTGGTCGCGGGGGATGCCGCGGACGACGACTAA